CACTTTTTGCAACTTTATAAGACATATCTTTTACAGCTAAAATTTCTTTACTCTTCCCAATAATATTATCGAAGGATATGTTTTTCTCTCCTTCAATTATTGTATAAGCTGTCTTAACCATATCACTAGTTTTGTAAACTTCAATTATATTACTTACTTTTTTATTATTTATTATAATTGGTATTTCTCTAATTAAAAAACTTTTCCGCTTCTTATTAACTGTTATCTTTTTTTCAATAGGGGAACTGTTTTTATGGCTTAAATCTATATTAGGAATAATGTCATGTATACTATTATTTATTAAGTTTGTAGAATTCATTTGAAAATATTCTTCTATTTTTGAATTAACAAATTTTATTTTCCCTTTATTATCTATCCCTATTACTCCATTGTCTAATCCATCTATTATTTTTTTTCTTTCTTCTCCTTGAATAGTTAGCTCTGTTATGGTTTTATTATATTTTAAATTGCCAACTAGCAAATCTCCCAACTTACTTAAAAATACAATTAAAGAGTCATAGTTGCTATGAATTTTCTCTTTCTGTTCCCGATTAAATGCAATTAAACCAATTACCCCTAGTAATTTTCCATTACTAAGCATAGGATACCCTATGGTAGCCATTTCTGCACAATTCCCTTTCAAACTGCAACTACTACATTTTTGACTATAATTAGGATTGTCAATAAATTCTGGTTCTTTAGTTCTCGCTACTCCCTCAAAAGAACAGTTTCTAGGAATTTTTTCTCCAATAGATTCTCTATATATTCCTGTAGCAGCAATTCGTCTTAAATCATGATCGATTATAGTTACATCTACATTTAATACTGTTGATATAGCTTCTGCAACCTCTTGAACAGAAGATTGTATTTTTAATAAACCCAAGTTTTTTTCTCTCCTTTAAGTAAAAACTTCTCATTATAGATATTATAACTTATCTACCATTGTATTTCTATTTATTTTAGATAAAATATAATATAGCTTATAATAAGATTAGGAGACGATAAAATGGAAAGACGAGATAAAGTAAATTATTATTTAGATATTGCACAAGTCGTGCTGAAACGGGGTACATGCCTTAGAAGAAACTTTGGAGCTATTATTGTAAAAAATGATGAAATTATTTCTACTGGTTATACTGGGGCCCCTAGAGGTAGAAAAAACTGTAGTGATTTAAAATTTTGCAGAAGAGAACAGTTAAATGTTCCTAGAGGAACTCACTATGAACTTTGTCGTTCAGTTCATGCAGAAGCTAATTGTATCATATCTGCAGCTAGAAAGGATATGATAGGATCCACTCTCTACCTTGTGGGCGTAGATCAAAAAACAGGTAAATTTGTTGAAAATGCTAATTCTTGCTCTATGTGTAAAAGACTTATAATAAACGCTGGAATTGAAAAAGTTATAATAAGAGATACATTAAATGATTATAGAGTTATCAATGTCCAAGACTGGGTTGAAAATGATGACTCCCTTTCAGAAGAATTAGGGTACTAGTTTAAATCCTTATAACTGCCTAAACATAGAGTTTAGGCAGTTCTTTATCATTTTTAGAGATTTGCTAATAATTTTTCCAACTTTTCTTCTTTTACAGGATAACCTATTTCTCTTGTTATATCCATCATAGCTTCTATGTTTTCTAAAGGTGTTTCTACAGGTAAACTGCAACCTGACATAATCACATATCCCTTCTGTGAATTATAAGCTTCCTTAACTCCTTTAATAACTCCTCTTTTTACATCATCTACTATACCTAAGTACATAATAGATGCTGGATCTACATTTCCCATTACCTTTACTTTATCCCCAATAGTATTTTTACAATCTTCCAAACTTGCCACATTATCAATACTAAGACCTGTTATACCAGTGCTTACTACATCTTCCCATATAGCATCTGTCTTACCGCAAATATGCAAAGTTACTCCCTTTTCTTGAGAAGTTATATATTCAACTAACTTCCTAAGATAAGGTAAAGAAAACTCTCTAAAATGTTTTGGACTGACTACTGTACACGACGACATAGGTTCAGAAATCGTTGGTGTTAAGCCACAATCTATAATTGCCTGTGTATAATTAATTGATGTTTGAAGGGAAATTTCACATAGTTTATGAACAATTTCTGGTTCTTTAAACATAAGTCTCGTCATCTTTTCTACACCAACTAGAAAAAATGCATTTGTAAAAGGTCCAACTATTCCACCAGAACAAGGAACTTCTTGTCCCACTTCATCTATTAAGTAGTTCATAGCTTCAATATGAACTGGTAATCTCCCATCCTTATATGGATCTGCCGGTTCCAATTTATTTACGTCTTCTAAGTTCTCTATTGCAGGCCCAACAATATCTGCTGTATAATCTTCTGGTAATTTTACTTTAGCACCCATAGCTTCTGCCCAAGTAAATAAATCTGTAAAAACTCTTACTCCATCATAACCAAATTTTCTATAAGCAGCTATTTGTGCTTTGGCTAAAGTCTTGCCATCTGTATTAAATTCAGAAATTTTGCATCCATAAATTCTGGCAACGCCGTTAGCCACATTAGGATTACAAGGTAATCTATCTACCCTTAGACCTTTACTTAATGCTTTTGCTCTTTCTATTGGAGTCATACTATCTTTTAGCATTTTTATTCCCCCCTTTTTTATATTAATTCTACAGACCAAAGAGTAGAATTTTTCAACTTTAAATACGTTCTTTTTATGCAGTTATGACCTATAATATTAACATCCTTTCTATTTTGTAATACATAGTCAATAGCCTCACCATAGGTTATATCTTTTTCAAATTTTACAGGATGAGCTTTAACTAAATCCATTTTTTGAAAAGCCGTAGAAAGTTGTCCACAAAGGCTTATTATACTGCCATCTAAATTATTCTCTATTTTCTTTAAAATATTAAGAGCAGCTTTTCCACTAACCTCTTTAAATACTTTAGGCCCTACAATATTTAAAGCTCCTACTGGATCTCCATAGGATATTATGTCAGCTCCTCTTGTTATACCTTCATTTATGTACTTAATAGTATTTTCTTCAATAACCTTTAAAAACTCATCTACTACATCTTTATTTTTCCTTAGGCCCCTGTAAAAAATTCTTGAATCTATTAATGAAGTTATTATTGTAATAGGTCCTTCTACATTCAATATAACTTTTTCACCATCTTTTTTCAAAATTTCTATTGCTTTCAATACCTCATTTATTCGTCCTTTAGTTAATTCCATATCTTTTATATTCAACATTTCTTCTATAGAATTAAATGCATATTTATCTACCCTAGGACCTGTTTTAGAGTCTCCTAGTTTAATCTTTCCTCCTAAGGCTTCTGCCTCTACAGTATTACAAAAAGGAACTCTACATAAAATATCTTCTTTATATTTTTTTAGTTCTTTAGATAAAGAGGCTATATATTCTGCTTCTGTATGAACTTCTGGAAAATCAATCCCTATTTCTTTCACAACTTCTTCAGGTATTTCTTCTAAATTATCTGAAGCACATTTAAAGTCTACATTTTCCATAATATTTAACCACTCCTATTCAAAACTTAAACATTTAGTAAATAATTTTTCATAACCTTCTTTTGTAGATAGTTCAAAATAGTCTATATCCTTTGCCATATTTTCCATTTCTTTTCTTGCATCTCTTGATAGTAAACACATCATAACACCAGTTTTAGAGGAGTTACCTATATATTTTACCTTATCTTTTAAACTTTCTGGTATAATCCCAACCCCAGTTAGACTGCTTATTTTTAAATGCTTTCCAAACTGTCCCGCTATGACTACGCTATCTAACTCTTCTATGTTTATTCCCATAAATTCTGTAAGAGCGTAAATCCCAGAAGAAATAGCACCTTTAGCTAATTGAATTTGTCGTATATCTCCTTGGGATATGGTTATTATTTCATCTTCACTTTTATGTATTATAACTTTTCTTTTTCTATCCTCTTCAATTAAATTTTGAGCTAATACAGGTCGCCCTTCTTTTTCTAAATCTTCCTTCTTTTTTAACCTTCCTGATTTCTTTATTAGTCCTTTCTTATTTAATTCAGCCATTATCTCTAATATTCCACTACCACATATACCTAAAGGTTCTGTATCTCCTATTATTTCAAGAGAAACTCCATTTTCATTAAATTGAACACCTTCTATTGCCCCTTCTGCTGCTCTCATACCACAAGATATATTTGCACCCTCTAAGGCTGGCCCAGCTGCACAGGAGCAAGAAGCTAACTTTCCACCTTCAGATAATATCATTTCTCCATTTGTTCCAATATCTATAAAAAATACATTGTCTTTAGTATTTTTTAAATCTGCTACAACAGCACCTGCTACAATATCTGCCCCTATATAGCTTGATACTCCCGGTAAACAATAAAGTCTTCCAAAAGGTGATATCTTCAATCCTATACATTCAGCTAATAGTTTTTTCTCCTTAGAAAAAATTGTTGCATAAGGTGATCTTCCTATTGTTTTAGTATCTACACCTAGTAATATATGCATCATTGTTGCATTGGCCCCTACAGCTATTTCATAAATATTTTCTATATCTACATTATTTTTACTACATAAGATTTCTAATAAAGAATTCAAACAATCTACTATGGCTTTTTGCAATAAATAAAGACCTTTCTCTTTTCTTTTTATAAAATCTATACGAGACAATACATCAAGTCCATATTCCTTTTGAGGGTTTACAGAACTTTCGGAACCAACTTCCTTCCCACTATTTAGATCTATAAGAGAGGCAACTACTGTAGTAGTCCCAATATCTACTGCAACACTATATAATTTATCTTTTGTATCCCCAGGTTCTATACCTATGACTTTATCTTCACAATAAATTAAAGTTATCTTCTCTTCATCACAAGCATTAGATAGTGCTTTTAAAAGTAATGGATTTTCATAGCTTAGTTTGCTTCCTATAGTTTCTTCTATTAATTCTTCATAAGAAATACTATTTTCTAAAGTAGGCTTTTCTAGATCAATGATTTCTTTCCTTATTACAGGATCTAATTCAACATATGGAATTAAACCATCAGACAAAATTTTATGGTTTATTTCTTTTTTATCTAAAAACTTTACAAATAAATTGCTTTCTGGATAGACAAAACAACTAAGTCTTATACCCTTTTCTACTTCTTCCTTAGAAAGAAATTTTAATTCTTCTTCTTTAGGTCCATTTATCTTTCCTTCTAATATTTGAATTTTACATTTCCCACAATATCCTTTTCCACTACAGGGACTTTCTATGGGGACTTCACTATCCTGCAATATATCTAAGAGCTTTTCTCCTTCTTCATACTGAATCTCAATATCTTTTCCATGTATTTTTACTGTATTCATAAAGTACTCACTCCATTTATAATTTCAATCATTTATAGCCCTAAAGTGCAGCTTTTGAATTTGCTTCTCTGGCCGTTTCTACTAAAAGTTTTATATTTTCTAATTTAGTTTTTGCTCCAATTCCACAGGCTGGTGATAATATATCTACTCCATTTCTTATACAACCATTAGCTAGCTTTTTTATATTATCTAAATTACCCCTCTCAATGGCTAAAGTACTAACATTGCCCATAACTGCTTTATTTTCACCTACATTGTTCGCTACTTCCCGTACACTAGTAATAGAATCAAAGCTTATTACTTCACTTTCAAGTAAATTGAGTTCTCCATATATACTTCTCAATTTCCCACATATATGAATAATAATTCCACCTGGCACTTCCTCCTTAACTTCTTCCACTATTTTATTTAAATAAGGAATTGTAAATTCTAAAAATAACTGTGGTCCTAATATTTCTCCTGTGCCACTGGGATCTGAAATAGCTATTATATCCGCTCCTGCCTTTATCTGAGCCTTAGCAAAAATAATAAGGTTTTTTGTAACAAATTCCATAAACTCATGGGCCTCTTTAGGTTTTCTTCTTAACTCTTTATAATATGTTGTCGGCTCCATTAAGGATGAAGCAGTACTTACTGGCCCTACTAAATTAGCTATAATAGGAACTTCTAATTTTTTATCCTCAAGTATTTTAATAGCATCTAAAACTACCTTTGTTCTTCCTTCATTTGTATCTATAGATTTAAGATTTTTCCACTCTACAACGGAACCTATTGGATACTCAGTTACTCTCGGTTCATTTACTTTTGTTCCTAATCCTACTGTTGCTCCCATAGATTCAGCTTCTACAGTCATACAGAATGGTACCCCAAAGTTTTCAAATCCCCCATTTTCATAAACTCCCATAGTCAGTTTTGCCATCATTTCTGAATCACTATGAGCTTCTGGCCATTTCACTCCCGTAATATCCATTACATCTTCGACTATCATATTCATCATTCCTCCGGGGCAGATACATGGAGGACGATCTATTTTTTCTTTATTTATAGCTCTAAATAGCCTTTCCTTTGGAGATAACGGTTCATCCATCATTAAATATCCCTCCAAACCTTATTTATATCTATTAAAACCCATTAATTCTTCTAGTTTTTCATCTATTATTGGCCATCCAATCTCCTAGGTGTCATTTTATCTTTTAACAGCCTCATATTTTTTTCCCCTTACTAATTTCTTAGCTAATCTAGCAGCCCTAGATGCCTCTGGTGAATAGCCATCCGCACCTATTTGATCAGCAAAGCTTTGGGAAACAGGACCTCCTCCAACCATTACTATTACATCTTCTCTTATTCCCTCTTCTTCTAATAGAGATATAACATCCTTCATATTATCCATTGTTGTAGTCATTAAAGTTGCTAATCCTATTAAATCAGCATTTATTTCTCTTGCCTTCTTTATAAACTCAACGGGAGGGACATCTCTTCCTAAATCATAAACTTCAAATCCTGTTGTTTCTAACATAATTTTAAATAAATTCTTTCCAATATCATGAGTATCTCCTTCTACTACCCCAACTACCGCTTTATACCTCTCTTCTGTTTCTTCTCGTTTTATATGAGGCTTTAAAACATCCATTCCAGCATACATTGCATCTGAACACATTAAAAGTTCTGGAATATAATACTCCTCCTCCTCATAAAGCCTTCCTGCTTCACCCATTCCTATGGCTAGCCCATTTGCTATTCCTTCATAGGCATCAAACTTCTTTTCTATAAAAGTATTAGATACTTCTGCTGCTTTATCTTCGTCCATATCTATTACAGATTCTGATAATTCCTTTAAAAGATTTTCTTTTAAATCCTTCATTTTCTAACCTCCCAAATTATTGTATAAAAATTCATATCCAATTAAACCTTATATTTATGTTAAAAGTTTTTCAACCATTATTAAAAATTTTGATAGCATAGTGTCAGACTATTGATTTTTTTACAAAAAAAAACGTTGGTACAAACTGCACCAACGCTTTTACATAAGCCCTATAGCCTCTTTTGCCTGTCTATCCGCCTCATCATTATACTTATTGCCACTATGAGCTTCAACTTTTATAAAAATTAAGTTTAACTTTTCCTTTATAACATCACAATACTCTTTATACTTTCCTGTATCTATTTTATTTCTTTTCCATTCTCCAGTACACCATTTTTCTATACCAGCATAATCATAATATATGTATAGAGTCTCCATCCCTTTTTCCAAAGCTTTTTCCATTGCTACCATAGATGCCTTTATTTCTCCCGCTACATTTCTCATTTCTGCCATTCCTTCTTCATTTCCTTTGCCTTGAAAAATTTCTTTTCTACCCTTTGTAAATATTACTCCACCATATCCATAGTATCCACTTTTTTGATCAAAACTTCCATCTACATAGGCTACCATTTCTTTGGGCTTTAACTTTTCTATATGATTATCTTTTATACCTTCCTTACCTCCATTAATATAGTTTTCTGCTTCTTCTCTAGTTGAAAAGCTTTTATACTCAGCACTTGAATAGCCTTTAACTTGGGCCTCACATTCTGCCCAACTATCGAATATACCAGTTTTAACTCCTTTTCTTACTGCATAATATTTTTTCTTCATAATATACTCCTATCCATCTTTTTACTTGTTATTTTAGATTGTATCTATAAAATGGATTTTAGTCAATAAAAAGGTGGCTTTCACCACCTTTTACTGGATACCCATCCTTTCCTTCATATACCTTTTCCTTTTCTATACTTATTACACCTACATTAAAGCCTACTTCTTTTAATCTATAATACAAAAACATTCTTATGTTTTTTATATACCCTAAATGGGCATATAATAACTATAAGCAATAGGAGGGATTTTTGATGAAAACTTTAGTAACTTATAAATATACAGACGAACAAATGAAAAGCCTAGAAGACTTAGGGTATAAAATAATCTTTAAAAATGAAAAAGATATTCGTTTCTCTGATGAAATGAAAGATGTTGATACATTAGTATGTTTCAATCCTTTTGATACCCTTGATATAAGTAAATTCCCAAACTTAAAATGGATTCAACTTTTAAGTGCTGGTATAAATCAAGTTCCAAAAGATATAGTATTGGATAAAAATATTCTTCTTACTAATAATCGTGGTGGATATAGTATTCCTATAGGCGAATGGATTGTTTTAAAAATTCTTGAAATGCTTAAAGATAGTAGAGGTTTTTATGATAAGCAAAATAGAAAGGAATGGAAAATGGATACCTCCATATTAGAACTATATGGGAAAACTGTAGCCTTTATGGGTACAGGATCAATAGCTAGTGAAGGGGCTAAAAGATTGGAACCTTTTGGTGTTGAAAATATTGGAATAAATACAGATGGTAGGGAAGTTAAGTATTTTCACAAAACCTTTAGCAATGACTATATGAATGAAGCTATAGGTCAATCTGACATAATAGTAATTACTACCCCTTATACAAAAGAAACTCACCATTTAGTAGATGAAGAACTATTTAGCAATATAAAAGATGGCACTTATTTAGTAAATATTGCCCGTGGAAGTATTATAGATGAGAAAGCCCTTATTAAAAACTTAGAAACTGGAAAAATAAAAAAGGCTGCCTTAGATGTTTTCGAGGTCGAACCTTTACCGGAAGATAATCCTTTATGGGAAATGGATAATGTTATTATATCTCCTCATAATTCTTGGGCATCAGAAATGAATCGTAATAGAAGATATAAAATAGCCTATGAAAATATGAAGAGGTATATAAATAATGAAGAATTAATTAATGTTATTAATTTGAAAAAAGGATATTAATATAAAAATAGACTGGATAAGTGTCCAGTCTATTTTTATATTAATTAAATTATTTTGTCTAATAGTTTAATTTTCTTCTTGAAACTTCTTACATCTTTCTCATCATAATTTCCTTTTGTCCTCTGGAATACAAATAAAAATTGGTGGAGACAAGGGGATTCGAACCCCTGACCTTCTGGCTGCCAGCCAGACATTCTCCCGCTGAACTATGTCCCCATCACCTTTAATATACTATTATTAGCCCTTTTAGTCAATAGCTATTTTAGTTTTCTTTCTTTTTCTACGTTTCACTATTGTCTTAATAATAAATATGATAGTTATAATAAGCACTATAATTATTGTATATATTCCTAATGCTATGGCATTAGGGTTTTTCAATATAGCAAATATATTTTTATTATTATCTACAATTTTCCTGCCTTGAGTTTCTTTATAATATTGTGGGACCTGTGGTGTTCCATCTATTTCATCAAAAGATTTTAAATACCCTGCTATTGCTAACCATTCTTTTACTTCATTATTTCGACCACTAGTAGAATCATAGATAATTTGAGCTTCATAATCTTCTATAGGAGTACCATCTTTGGTTTTCGGTTCAATGGATAATAATCCAACAGATTTATCACCAACAACGGATAGCATTTGAGCCGAATATAAACCTGGTGTTAATTTATTTTAGTTTATCTTACCCAATACTATTTGCAAATAAATGGATGAATAACATAGATGAAATAAATAATGATACCCATGTACAGCCACCTAATATCATTGGCTTAACACCTTCAGTGAATAAATCTTTAAATTGAATTTTAAATCCAACTCCTGCTAAAGCTGCAGTTATTAAAAATTTATATGATTTGCTGAAAAATTTATCTGCTCCCGGTATAATACTGAAAACATTAAAAGTATTTAATATTGCCATAATTAAGAATGTTAATATGAACCAAGGAAATACATCTAGAACTGTTCTACCTATAGACTTTTCTTCCACTCCATTTACATTTTCCTTTGATTTTTTTCTAACTTTAATCGTTGTAATAATTAATGCTAATGGAATAAGCATTGTAGTTCTAGCTAATTTTACTGTTATAGCAGTATTAAAATCTGCCCCATGTAATAGATTGTATGTAGCTTCTGCTGCAGCAACACTTGAAGTATCGTTTATAGCTGTACCAGCTAAAATGCCAAATTGATTGGCTGTTAAATTTATTGCTCCTGCTAAATATGGATATAAAATTGCACCTAATACATCAAATAAGAATATGGCTGTCATAGCATATGCAATTTCTTTCTCTTTAGCTTCTATTATAGATGAAATTGTGGCTATAGCTGTACCACCGCATATAGAAGTACCTCCACCTACTAAGGTTGATGTATTATTGGTAACCTCTAATTTCTTACCTATTAGTCTAGCTACTGCAAAAGAAAGACAGATATTAAATATAATTAATGGCAATGCTTTAGCACCATAACCTATAACTTCATTAAAGTTTAGCGTAGCCCCTGCTAATATAATACCTAAGTTTAAAAATTTCTTACCTACAAAAGATGTACCTGCTCTA
This window of the Tissierellales bacterium genome carries:
- a CDS encoding sigma 54-interacting transcriptional regulator — protein: MGLLKIQSSVQEVAEAISTVLNVDVTIIDHDLRRIAATGIYRESIGEKIPRNCSFEGVARTKEPEFIDNPNYSQKCSSCSLKGNCAEMATIGYPMLSNGKLLGVIGLIAFNREQKEKIHSNYDSLIVFLSKLGDLLVGNLKYNKTITELTIQGEERKKIIDGLDNGVIGIDNKGKIKFVNSKIEEYFQMNSTNLINNSIHDIIPNIDLSHKNSSPIEKKITVNKKRKSFLIREIPIIINNKKVSNIIEVYKTSDMVKTAYTIIEGEKNISFDNIIGKSKEILAVKDMSYKVAKSDSTVLIQGESGTGKELFARSIHNASNRRSSPFIAINCATIPDNLLESELFGYEGGSFTGAKKEGQMGKLELAQKGTLFLDEIGDMPLHLQPKLLRVLQDQGFRRIGGKELIKVDFRLIVATNKVLEQMVDDGEFREDLYYRLNVIPIHIPPLRERKDDIAVLSQYELERYCIKLGRNRKYFSREVENVFKEYNWPGNVRELENIVEYLVNIVKGEEITYDDLPINVKKYFTNKKLTLNQNQSLKNIVDNYEKKVLESYLKKYGKTTKDKELIASLLDINLSTLYRKLGKYNLQ
- a CDS encoding deaminase, which produces MERRDKVNYYLDIAQVVLKRGTCLRRNFGAIIVKNDEIISTGYTGAPRGRKNCSDLKFCRREQLNVPRGTHYELCRSVHAEANCIISAARKDMIGSTLYLVGVDQKTGKFVENANSCSMCKRLIINAGIEKVIIRDTLNDYRVINVQDWVENDDSLSEELGY
- a CDS encoding uroporphyrinogen decarboxylase family protein, whose product is MLKDSMTPIERAKALSKGLRVDRLPCNPNVANGVARIYGCKISEFNTDGKTLAKAQIAAYRKFGYDGVRVFTDLFTWAEAMGAKVKLPEDYTADIVGPAIENLEDVNKLEPADPYKDGRLPVHIEAMNYLIDEVGQEVPCSGGIVGPFTNAFFLVGVEKMTRLMFKEPEIVHKLCEISLQTSINYTQAIIDCGLTPTISEPMSSCTVVSPKHFREFSLPYLRKLVEYITSQEKGVTLHICGKTDAIWEDVVSTGITGLSIDNVASLEDCKNTIGDKVKVMGNVDPASIMYLGIVDDVKRGVIKGVKEAYNSQKGYVIMSGCSLPVETPLENIEAMMDITREIGYPVKEEKLEKLLANL
- a CDS encoding uroporphyrinogen decarboxylase family protein, whose amino-acid sequence is MENVDFKCASDNLEEIPEEVVKEIGIDFPEVHTEAEYIASLSKELKKYKEDILCRVPFCNTVEAEALGGKIKLGDSKTGPRVDKYAFNSIEEMLNIKDMELTKGRINEVLKAIEILKKDGEKVILNVEGPITIITSLIDSRIFYRGLRKNKDVVDEFLKVIEENTIKYINEGITRGADIISYGDPVGALNIVGPKVFKEVSGKAALNILKKIENNLDGSIISLCGQLSTAFQKMDLVKAHPVKFEKDITYGEAIDYVLQNRKDVNIIGHNCIKRTYLKLKNSTLWSVELI
- a CDS encoding ASKHA domain-containing protein; the protein is MNTVKIHGKDIEIQYEEGEKLLDILQDSEVPIESPCSGKGYCGKCKIQILEGKINGPKEEELKFLSKEEVEKGIRLSCFVYPESNLFVKFLDKKEINHKILSDGLIPYVELDPVIRKEIIDLEKPTLENSISYEELIEETIGSKLSYENPLLLKALSNACDEEKITLIYCEDKVIGIEPGDTKDKLYSVAVDIGTTTVVASLIDLNSGKEVGSESSVNPQKEYGLDVLSRIDFIKRKEKGLYLLQKAIVDCLNSLLEILCSKNNVDIENIYEIAVGANATMMHILLGVDTKTIGRSPYATIFSKEKKLLAECIGLKISPFGRLYCLPGVSSYIGADIVAGAVVADLKNTKDNVFFIDIGTNGEMILSEGGKLASCSCAAGPALEGANISCGMRAAEGAIEGVQFNENGVSLEIIGDTEPLGICGSGILEIMAELNKKGLIKKSGRLKKKEDLEKEGRPVLAQNLIEEDRKRKVIIHKSEDEIITISQGDIRQIQLAKGAISSGIYALTEFMGINIEELDSVVIAGQFGKHLKISSLTGVGIIPESLKDKVKYIGNSSKTGVMMCLLSRDARKEMENMAKDIDYFELSTKEGYEKLFTKCLSFE
- a CDS encoding MtaA/CmuA family methyltransferase, with amino-acid sequence MMDEPLSPKERLFRAINKEKIDRPPCICPGGMMNMIVEDVMDITGVKWPEAHSDSEMMAKLTMGVYENGGFENFGVPFCMTVEAESMGATVGLGTKVNEPRVTEYPIGSVVEWKNLKSIDTNEGRTKVVLDAIKILEDKKLEVPIIANLVGPVSTASSLMEPTTYYKELRRKPKEAHEFMEFVTKNLIIFAKAQIKAGADIIAISDPSGTGEILGPQLFLEFTIPYLNKIVEEVKEEVPGGIIIHICGKLRSIYGELNLLESEVISFDSITSVREVANNVGENKAVMGNVSTLAIERGNLDNIKKLANGCIRNGVDILSPACGIGAKTKLENIKLLVETAREANSKAAL
- a CDS encoding corrinoid protein, translated to MKDLKENLLKELSESVIDMDEDKAAEVSNTFIEKKFDAYEGIANGLAIGMGEAGRLYEEEEYYIPELLMCSDAMYAGMDVLKPHIKREETEERYKAVVGVVEGDTHDIGKNLFKIMLETTGFEVYDLGRDVPPVEFIKKAREINADLIGLATLMTTTMDNMKDVISLLEEEGIREDVIVMVGGGPVSQSFADQIGADGYSPEASRAARLAKKLVRGKKYEAVKR
- a CDS encoding ribonuclease H family protein; the encoded protein is MKKKYYAVRKGVKTGIFDSWAECEAQVKGYSSAEYKSFSTREEAENYINGGKEGIKDNHIEKLKPKEMVAYVDGSFDQKSGYYGYGGVIFTKGRKEIFQGKGNEEGMAEMRNVAGEIKASMVAMEKALEKGMETLYIYYDYAGIEKWCTGEWKRNKIDTGKYKEYCDVIKEKLNLIFIKVEAHSGNKYNDEADRQAKEAIGLM
- a CDS encoding phosphoglycerate dehydrogenase is translated as MKTLVTYKYTDEQMKSLEDLGYKIIFKNEKDIRFSDEMKDVDTLVCFNPFDTLDISKFPNLKWIQLLSAGINQVPKDIVLDKNILLTNNRGGYSIPIGEWIVLKILEMLKDSRGFYDKQNRKEWKMDTSILELYGKTVAFMGTGSIASEGAKRLEPFGVENIGINTDGREVKYFHKTFSNDYMNEAIGQSDIIVITTPYTKETHHLVDEELFSNIKDGTYLVNIARGSIIDEKALIKNLETGKIKKAALDVFEVEPLPEDNPLWEMDNVIISPHNSWASEMNRNRRYKIAYENMKRYINNEELINVINLKKGY
- a CDS encoding putative sulfate exporter family transporter yields the protein MSNKEATHMGNKRLQAIIVCVLIAILATYLAGLQNVIGGPMIGLLIGMLIVNVIPRWDDEFRAGTSFVGKKFLNLGIILAGATLNFNEVIGYGAKALPLIIFNICLSFAVARLIGKKLEVTNNTSTLVGGGTSICGGTAIATISSIIEAKEKEIAYAMTAIFLFDVLGAILYPYLAGAINLTANQFGILAGTAINDTSSVAAAEATYNLLHGADFNTAITVKLARTTMLIPLALIITTIKVRKKSKENVNGVEEKSIGRTVLDVFPWFILTFLIMAILNTFNVFSIIPGADKFFSKSYKFLITAALAGVGFKIQFKDLFTEGVKPMILGGCTWVSLFISSMLFIHLFANSIG